The Humulus lupulus chromosome 3, drHumLupu1.1, whole genome shotgun sequence genome window below encodes:
- the LOC133824202 gene encoding uncharacterized protein LOC133824202 — translation MLQEDAEIPCSVGEIQYVRDTYDTFLPWPKDLIMTDQGPLRKKPPMSKSSSKDMSKPPMTSPHLSSAGSHINPENTLTEGQPFADHIMNRIHVSLQFMVREFCRVKGINSVVSIPVDPTFMNRESIFLTSEDKIL, via the exons atgttacaagaggatgctgaaatcccatgttctgttggggagatacaatatgttcgagatacttatgacacatttcttccttggccaaaagatttaattatgactgaccag GGTCCTCTAagaaagaaacctcctatgtcaaaaagttcATCCAAGGATATGTCAAAACCTCCTATGACTAGCCCGcatctgtcatcagctgggtctcacatcaatccagaaaacactctgaccgaaggccaaccatttgccgatcacatcatgaatcgcatccatgttagccttcagtttatggtgagagaattttgcagagttaagggaataaactcagtcgtctccattccagtggacccaacattcatgaatcgcgagtcaatattcctaacttcagaggat AAAATTTTGtag